GTATGCACGATCATGGAGATGGAGTGATTAATCCCCATGCTGATGGCATCGCCCATAATCTCTTTTTTCAGTTTCCACACCTTGTCGCCCTGGATATTTACCGGATGGCGGTAGTTGATCTGAAGCTGGGTGATCTGGCCGAACTCATTCTCCTCCACGCGGCGGCGGATCTGCTCTTCGAGCGTATCGAAATAGAGAATATAATCGACGAAGGTAATCAGCGCCGGATTGGCTTTTTCAAGCTCAATCTCTTCGCAGAAATCGGCATAGGCCGTCGCCGCCGGTTTTTCGCAGAATACATGCTTGCCGGCTTTCATCGC
The Kiritimatiellales bacterium DNA segment above includes these coding regions:
- a CDS encoding Gfo/Idh/MocA family oxidoreductase — protein: MKKIGIGFVGAGWMGSVQLRRLTERDDVEVLALLEKNRERGLEVLKELNLPAELLTEEYETIVNNPAVDAVWLVSPNGFHGPQAIAAMKAGKHVFCEKPAATAYADFCEEIELEKANPALITFVDYILYFDTLEEQIRRRVEENEFGQITQLQINYRHPVNIQGDKVWKLKKEIMGDAISMGINHSISMIVHT